In Ipomoea triloba cultivar NCNSP0323 chromosome 7, ASM357664v1, a single genomic region encodes these proteins:
- the LOC116024664 gene encoding NAC domain-containing protein 2-like, which yields MVAKNRSSDLPPGFRFHPTDEELIMYYLRNQATSKPCPVSIIPEVDVYKFDPWELPDRAGFGENEWYFFTPRDRKYPNGIRPNRAAVSGYWKATGTDKAIYSGSKYVGVKKALVFYQGKPPKGTKTDWIMHEYRLSDSRSHPPKQNGSMRLDDWVLCRIYKKKSMGSNRAMEIVKVEEETQLPQVNIATNCEPLIGNGPQGLILPRTCSLTHLLELGYLGSIPQLLGDEDNNNNFHNYPNLDHHQSAFMGSSGNNVPFALGESTPQHQYFSSQSGFSNNQPMPIFVNPVAFQFQ from the exons ATGGTGGCTAAAAACAGGTCCTCTGACCTTCCTCCTGGTTTTAGGTTTCATCCGACCGACGAGGAACTAATCATGTATTATCTCCGAAACCAGGCAACTTCTAAGCCCTGCCCGGTGTCCATTATCCCAGAAGTCGATGTTTACAAGTTCGATCCTTGGGAATTACCTG atagAGCTGGGTTTGGAGAAAATGAATGGTATTTCTTTACTCCACGAGATAGGAAGTACCCAAACGGCATTCGTCCTAATCGTGCAGCGGTATCGGGCTATTGGAAAGCCACGGGCACAGACAAGGCCATCTATAGTGGCTCCAAATATGTTGGTGTGAAGAAGGCTCTCGTGTTCTATCAAGGCAAGCCACCTAAAGGCACCAAGACTGATTGGATTATGCATGAGTATCGCCTTAGTGACTCCAGATCACACCCGCCCAAGCAGAATGGATCCATGAGG TTGGATGATTGGGTTTTGTGTAGAATTTACAAGAAGAAGAGCATGGGGAGCAATAGAGCCATGGAGATAGTGAAAGTTGAAGAAGAGACACAATTACCACAAGTTAATATTGCAACGAATTGTGAGCCTTTGATTGGTAATGGACCACAAGGATTGATATTGCCAAGGACATGTTCCTTAACACATCTATTGGAATTGGGTTACCTCGGATCAATTCCCCAACTCCTAGGTGACGaagacaacaacaataatttccACAATTACCCAAATCTTGACCATCATCAAAGCGCATTCATGGGCAGCAGTGGAAATAATGTCCCTTTTGCCCTTGGTGAAAGTACTCCACAGCACCAATATTTTAGCAGCCAAAGTGGGTTCTCCAATAACCAGCCAATGCCAATTTTTGTCAACCCTGTTGCATTCCAGTTCCAGTGA
- the LOC116026175 gene encoding cytochrome P450 704B1: MMRPIKLFIRLLTRNPHLINLYFNTPRIYLLSSFIHKAVRQIKPTKSSLKVSSMETLALALGVIMLSWVFIHRVSQRKGGGGGPRSWPVIGASVEQLVNYGRMHDWLVGYLAKSTSVVVPMPFTTYTYIAHPDNVEHVLKTNFPNYPKGEVYHSYMEVLLGDGIFNADGELWRKQRKTASLEFASKNLRDFSTVVFRDYSLKLFTILTQASILNQQVDMQDLLMRMTLDSICKVGFGVEIGTLAPNLPENRFAKAFDAANIIVTLRFIDPLWKIKKFLNVGSEAILDQSIRTIDDFTYAVIRKRKAEIEETQKTEKSMKHDILSRFIELGKDPENNMNDKSLRDIVLNFVIAGRDTTATTLSWAIYMIITHEDVAEKLRSELESVEEMRAKEENVSLHQYSSDDPESLNKRAIQFAGLLNYDTLAKLYYLHSVVTETLRLYPAVPQDPKGILEDDVLPDGTRVKAGGMVTYVPYSMGRMEYNWGPDAASFKPERWLKDGVFQSASPFKFTAFQAGPRICLGKDSAYLQMKMALAILCRFFKFKLVEGHSVEYRMMTVLSMAHGLKLTVSPRTNNPA, encoded by the exons ATGATGAGACCTATCAAACTATTCATTCGACTCCTCACAAGAAACCCACATCTCATCAACCTCTACTTTAACACTCCACGCATCTATTTATTATCTTCCTTTATACATAAAGCTGTCCGTCAAATCAAACCCACTAAAAGTAGTCTAAAAGTTAGCAGCATGGAAACGTTGGCGTTAGCTTTGGGTGTAATAATGTTGTCCTGGGTTTTTATCCACAGGGTGTCGCAGAGAaaaggcggcggcggcgggccCAGAAGCTGGCCGGTGATTGGGGCGAGCGTGGAGCAGTTGGTGAACTATGGGCGCATGCACGACTGGCTGGTCGGTTATTTGGCCAAGTCTACCTCGGTGGTTGTCCCAATGCCCTTCACCACATACACTTATATTGCCCATCCGGACAACGTTGAACATGTTCTCAAGACCAACTTTCCTAATTATCCTAAG GGTGAAGTGTACCATTCATATATGGAAGTTTTGCTTGGAGATGGCATCTTTAATGCAGATGGTGAGCTATGGAGGAAGCAAAGAAAGACTGCAAGCTTGGAATTTGCTTCCAAGAACTTGAGGGATTTCAGCACTGTAGTCTTCAGAGATTATAGCCTCAAACTCTTCACAATTCTAACCCAAGCTTCTATCCTAAATCAACAAGTTGACATGCAA GATTTGCTAATGAGGATGACTTTGGACTCTATATGCAAGGTGGGATTTGGGGTAGAAATAGGAACATTGGCTCCAAATTTGCCAGAAAATAGGTTTGCAAAGGCATTTGATGCAGCCAACATTATTGTGACTCTGAGATTCATAGACCCATTGTGGAAAATCAAGAAATTTCTGAATGTAGGATCTGAAGCCATTCTTGATCAGAGCATCAGAACCATTGATGACTTCACTTATGCTGTCATCAGGAAAAGAAAGGCAGAGATTGAGGAAACTCAGAAGACTGAGAAATCa ATGAAACATGACATATTGTCGAGATTCATTGAGTTAGGCAAGGACCCTGAGAACAACATGAATGACAAAAGCCTAAGGGACATTGTCCTGAACTTTGTGATCGCGGGGCGTGACACGACTGCAACGACTCTCTCTTGGGCTATTTACATGATCATTACACACGAAGATGTTGCGGAGAAGCTGCGGTCCGAGCTGGAATCGGTCGAGGAAATGCGGGCGAAAGAGGAGAATGTTAGTTTGCATCAGTACAGTTCTGATGATCCTGAGTCACTGAACAAAAGAGCAATTCAGTTTGCAGGGCTATTGAACTATGATACATTGGCAAAACTTTACTATCTGCATTCTGTTGTAACCGAGACGCTTCGCCTCTACCCTGCGGTTCCACAG GACCCGAAGGGGATTTTGGAGGACGATGTTTTGCCGGATGGGACTAGGGTGAAAGCTGGGGGGATGGTGACATATGTGCCATATTCAATGGGAAGAATGGAGTACAATTGGGGACCTGATGCAGCTTCTTTCAAGCCTGAGAGATGGCTCAAGGATGGGGTTTTCCAGAGTGCATCTCCATTCAAGTTCACTGCATTTCAG GCTGGGCCAAGAATATGCCTGGGAAAGGACTCAGCTTATCTGCAAATGAAGATGGCACTTGCAATTCTGTGCAGATTCTTTAAGTTCAAGCTGGTTGAAGGCCATTCAGTGGAGTATAGAATGATGACAGTTTTGTCCATGGCTCATGGACTCAAGCTCACAGTTTCACCAAGAACTAACAATCCTGCATAG